From the Priestia koreensis genome, one window contains:
- a CDS encoding dipeptidase — MTRIFDTHCDVLMKLWWNPRLSFNNSNALHINYKQLKETGAKVQLFAIYIPEAVKACDRFDVALEMIELFHSHILSNPHMKMVKTKRDIDMLTANEIGAMLTIEGCDMIGDQMARLKTLFRLGVRSVGLTWNYSNAVADGILEERGAGLSSFGKRVVQANNEAKVWTDVSHLSIKGFWDVIEHASYPIASHSNVYDLCPNPRNLNRDQIEALLQRDSVIGITFVPEFLSKNQPSITDVIRHVEYICMLGGERNIGFGSDFDGIDQTTSGLSSYKGYEALMNELVKYYSTEVVEGFLFGNFYRALPV; from the coding sequence ATGACTCGTATTTTTGACACACACTGTGATGTATTAATGAAGTTATGGTGGAACCCTCGCCTATCCTTCAACAATTCCAATGCGCTTCACATCAACTACAAACAGTTAAAAGAAACGGGAGCAAAGGTCCAGCTGTTTGCGATTTACATTCCTGAGGCTGTCAAAGCATGTGATCGTTTCGACGTAGCGCTTGAAATGATCGAGCTTTTTCACAGCCATATTTTATCCAACCCCCATATGAAAATGGTGAAAACGAAAAGAGATATAGACATGCTTACGGCAAACGAAATTGGGGCGATGCTCACTATCGAAGGATGTGACATGATTGGCGACCAAATGGCCCGTTTGAAGACGCTTTTTCGCCTAGGTGTGCGCTCCGTTGGTTTAACATGGAATTACAGCAATGCGGTCGCAGATGGCATTTTAGAGGAGCGAGGAGCAGGACTCTCAAGCTTTGGTAAGAGAGTCGTACAGGCCAACAATGAGGCAAAGGTCTGGACAGACGTTTCGCATCTTTCTATTAAAGGATTTTGGGACGTGATTGAACATGCCAGCTATCCGATTGCCTCGCATTCGAACGTGTATGATTTGTGCCCAAATCCCCGAAATCTAAACCGAGATCAGATTGAGGCGCTTCTTCAGCGTGATTCTGTGATTGGCATCACATTTGTACCGGAGTTTTTATCGAAAAATCAGCCGTCTATTACGGATGTCATTCGCCACGTGGAATACATTTGTATGCTAGGAGGAGAGCGTAATATTGGATTTGGCTCTGACTTTGACGGCATTGATCAAACGACGAGCGGATTGTCCTCTTATAAAGGATATGAAGCCCTTATGAACGAACTAGTAAAGTATTATTCTACGGAAGTTGTAGAGGGATTTTTGTTTGGAAACTTTTATCGTGCACTACCTGTATAA